In a genomic window of Neoarius graeffei isolate fNeoGra1 chromosome 13, fNeoGra1.pri, whole genome shotgun sequence:
- the LOC132896306 gene encoding potassium voltage-gated channel subfamily A member 3 — protein sequence MDDHLSLLRSPPPSSSSSSSSRHRSDGTQVNRGYTDTEREDTMTVVACGESPAEEPALERYEPQHECCERVVINISGLRFETQLKTLAQFPQTLLGDPKKRMRYFDPLRNEYFFDRNRPSFDAILYYYQSGGRIRRPVNVPIDIFSEEIRFYELGEEAMEKFREDEGFIKEEERPLPTREFQRQVWLLFEYPESSGPARAIAIVSVLVILISIVIFCLETLPEFREDDDREPAVTATMLNSTTAVLPSPFSDPFFVVETLCIIWFSFELLVRFFACPSKATFSKNIMNIIDIVAIIPYFITLGTELAERQGNGQQAMSLAILRVIRLVRVFRIFKLSRHSKGLQILGQTLKASMRELGLLIFFLFIGVILFSSAVYFAEADDPDSGFNSIPDAFWWAVVTMTTVGYGDMHPVTIGGKIVGSLCAIAGVLTIALPVPVIVSNFNYFYHRETEGEEQAQYLHVASCQPLSSSSEELKKTRCSSSSSLSRSEYMVIEEGAFTQPNFPSQNNQNCVHIKKIFTDV from the coding sequence atgGATGACCACCTGAGTCTCCTCCGCTCTCCTCcgccttcctcctcctcctcctcctcctccaggcaCCGGAGCGACGGCACGCAGGTGAACCGCGGCTACACCGACACGGAGCGCGAGGACACCATGACGGTGGTGGCGTGCGGAGAGAGCCCCGCGGAGGAGCCTGCGCTCGAGCGCTACGAGCCGCAGCACGAGTGTTGTGAGCGCGTGGTGATTAACATCTCCGGCCTGCGCTTCGAGACGCAGCTCAAGACGCTCGCGCAGTTCCCGCAAACTTTACTCGGAGACCCGAAAAAGCGCATGCGCTACTTCGACCCGCTCCGCAACGAGTACTTCTTCGACCGCAACCGACCGAGTTTTGATGCCATCCTGTATTACTATCAGTCCGGCGGCCGCATCCGGAGACCCGTCAACGTTCCCATAGACATCTTCTCCGAGGAGATCCGCTTCTACGAGCTCGGTGAAGAAGCCATGGAGAAATTCCGGGAGGATGAAGGATTTATTAAAGAAGAAGAGCGTCCTTTACCGACCCGCGAGTTCCAGAGGCAGGTGTGGCTCTTGTTCGAATATCCGGAAAGTTCAGGTCCGGCGCGTGCCATCGCCATCGTCTCGGTGCTCGTCATCTTGATCTCCATCGTCATCTTCTGCTTGGAGACGCTCCCCGAGTTCAGAGAGGACGATGACCGAGAGCCAGCCGTAACCGCCACCATGTTGAACTCCACCACGGCAGTGCTCCCGAGCCCCTTCTCGGACCCTTTCTTCGTCGTGGAGACGCTTTGCATCATCTGGTTCTCGTTTGAGCTCCTGGTGAGGTTCTTTGCGTGCCCGAGCAAGGCTACGTTCTCCAAGAACATCATGAACATCATTGACATTGTGGCCATCATTCCGTATTTCATAACGTTAGGGACGGAACTCGCGGAACGCCAAGGGAACGGTCAGCAAGCTATGAGTTTGGCCATTCTCCGAGTGATCAGATTGGTGCGTGTGTTCAGGATCTTCAAACTCTCACGACACTCCAAGGGCCTTCAGATTCTGGGTCAGACACTCAAGGCGAGCATGCGGGAACTGGGCTTGCTCATCTTCTTTCTCTTCATCGGAGTCATCCTGTTTTCCAGTGCCGTCTATTTCGCAGAAGCTGACGACCCGGACTCAGGCTTTAACAGCATCCCGGATGCCTTCTGGTGGGCTGTGGTGACCATGACCACGGTGGGATACGGAGACATGCACCCTGTGACAATCGGGGGCAAAATCGTCGGCTCATTGTGTGCCATCGCAGGCGTCTTGACTATCGCTCTTCCTGTCCCGGTTATTGTCTCAAACTTCAACTACTTCTATCACCGGGAGACAGAAGGAGAGGAGCAGGCGCAGTATCTACATGTCGCAAGCTGCCAGCCGCTCTCGTCCTCGTCCGAGGAGCTGAAAAAGACTCGCTGCTCGTCCTCATCCTCGCTCAGCCGATCCGAGTACATGGTGATCGAAGAAGGAGCCTTCACCCAGCCCAACTTCCCATCTCAGAACAACCAGAACTGCGTCCATATCAAAAAGAT